The Acanthochromis polyacanthus isolate Apoly-LR-REF ecotype Palm Island chromosome 5, KAUST_Apoly_ChrSc, whole genome shotgun sequence genome includes a window with the following:
- the LOC110972771 gene encoding macrophage-stimulating protein receptor-like isoform X1, translated as MVTLSALLTVYLWIQTQTASGQQKCPPSPPWLVDFTMTYSLPYFQTDKPIQNIEVNSQVQPTELYVACQNVIIAVNDSLQKTWELKTGPVGHPECETCQVCDIETDPKDPVNTDSQVLFLDPDQHYLPYLYFCGSTRHGICYIINIDEPKPETKCLYKKERNSPTYCPDCLASPLGTKVTFVQEGATSLFFTAASVNESLRQKYPRRSISVMRPLSTEDGFDVIMDVTVLPGLRDSYSIDYIYSFSTKDHVYFLSLQRENPFNSNSTFQTRLGRLPILIPEMWMYREVVLECRYEPKRRRRREAYRDIVYNGLQAAYFGRAGKDLADELRVHETEDILYGVFAEVNERGQPQKNSALCAFPLTKVNHAIDRGVEACCKSGPEQLSRGLCHFQPCESCPHESNDGNDACTAKATLVSQPYYRVDLFNSQMRNVLFTSVLVTTTGNHTLGHFGTSDGRILQVILTLYKPIIFANYSVGETAVSRTAAVYSKDLLLFVAGNKMFRVPSAGPGCSHFMTCSMCLTAPRFMNCCWCSGSCLRENECTSEWNKDSCAPVITEFFPKTIPAGGETELTLCGSEFQSPLRPAIISGKTHIITVGSAMCSVLSEKSSNDELVCKIHEKNPNLNLNITLQVHEGEVEGRYSIEGTAQTSGLSFVEPTITEIKPGYGPMFGETAVTLTGKYLNSGKQRDVYFGEKKCKIQTVSEETGDLSSIICYTAAAAAVGPVPVKVIIDNFEVTATKMFLYKKDPVIHSVRPQCGFQRGSKLLIEGQNLDSAYKTVVQYTSQNPVVTLQQVCNGTTNTTHMECWTPAFPEEMAEEKSVPGVISIHTDGKNNLFKRRFDYHPDAKVIPFENDDKVLLLKPGDTEVSLHHSKLITVSSCMKITMTIGGVPCKAQVLLNELTCRIPKSLVIPSEGLPVKVSVNREVYDVGTVVYDDSSNTVIAGIVLGIVAALVVGAGLALLVMIHLRKKKRANIENRLSTLLSRSRMSSTHNTSPTGDYRRVDLSSQTSGSGMAFQGLLYTASYDHLAVPLMARDNISMVSLSSDLLEEVKDVLIPAEMLRIEDSQIIGKGHFGTVYHGYLIDSNKQETHCAVKSLNRITDLGEVDQFLREGIIMKAFHHSNILSLLGIMLPKEGLPLVVLPYMKHGDVRHFIRSEKRNPTVKDLIGFGLQVAKGMEYLAQKKFVHRDLAARNCMLDETYTVKVADFGMARDIYDKEYYSIQDHKRVKLPVKWMAIESLQTQKFTTKSDVWSYGILLWELLTRGASPYPDVDPYDITHYLLKGRRLPQPQFCPDTLYSIMLACWDPEPEHRPGFHSLVTEVQHILSCLEGEHYISLKVTYVNLDQPRPYPALTGSADEAEASDLDADSHGAS; from the exons ATGGTCACTTTGAGTGCCTTGCTGACGGTATACTTATGGATACAAACACAAACTGCCTCAGGACAGCAGAAAtgtcctccttctcctccctggCTGGTGGATTTCACTATGACATATTCCCTGCCCTACTTCCAAACAGACAAACCTATACAGAACATCGAAGTGAACTCGCAAGTTCAGCCAACAGAGCTGTACGTTGCCTGCCAGAATGTAATAATAGCAGTTAACGATTCCTTGCAGAAAACATGGGAGTTGAAAACTGGACCTGTTGGCCATCCTGAGTGTGAAACCTGTCAGGTATGTGACATAGAAACTGACCCTAAAGATCCAGTCAATACAGACAGCCAGGTTCTGTTTTTGGATCCTGATCAACATTACTTACCATACTTGTACTTTTGTGGAAGCACTCGGCATGGGATCTGTTACATTATTAACATTGACGAGCCAAAGCCTGAGACTAAGTGTTTATACAAAAAAGAGCGAAACTCTCCAACCTACTGTCCTGACTGTCTGGCCAGCCCACTTGGAACCAAAGTCACTTTCGTTCAGGAAGGAGCCACATCACTGTTCTTCACTGCAGCCTCCGTTAATGAGAGTCTGAGACAGAAGTATCCAAGGAGGTCAATATCAGTGATGAGACCACTTTCAACTGAAGACGGTTTTGATGTGATCATGGATGTCACAGTGCTCCCAGGTCTGCGTGACTCGTACAGCATTGACTACATATACAGTTTTTCCACCAAGGACCATGTCTACTTTCTGTCCCTGCAGAGGGAAAATCCCTTCAACAGCAACTCGACTTTTCAGACTCGTCTGGGACGACTGCCTATTTTAATTCCAGAGATGTGGATGTACAGGGAGGTGGTCTTGGAGTGTCGGTACGAACCAAAGAGGAGGAGACGGAGGGAGGCTTACAGGGACATTGTGTATAACGGACTGCAGGCGGCATACTTTGGGCGAGCAGGGAAAGACTTGGCTGATGAGCTGAGGGTGCACGAGACTGAAGATATTCTTTATGGGGTGTTTGCGGAGGTCAATGAGCGTGGTCAGCCTCAGAAAAACTCAGCCCTGTGTGCCTTTCCTCTGACTAAAGTAAACCACGCCATTGACCGAGGTGTGGAGGCCTGCTGTAAGTCAGGGCCTGAGCAGCTGTCCAGAGGTCTCTGCCACTTCCAGCCATGTGAGAGCTGCCCACATGAA AGCAATGACGGGAATGACGCATGCACTGCCAAGGCCACTCTGGTCTCACAGCCGTACTACAGAGTTGACCTCTTCAACAGTCAGATGAGAAATGTCCTGTTCACCTCAGTCCTGGTCACCACTACTGGGAATCATACGCTGGGACATTTTGGCACCTCAGATGGCAGGATACTGCAG GTGATCCTTACACTGTACAAACCAATTATTTTTGCCAATTATTCTGTGGGAGAGACGGCAGTATCCAGGACAGCAGCTGTCTACTCGAAGGATTTACTTCTTTTTGTAGCTGGAAATAAG atgttcagagtaCCCTCTGCAGGACCTGGGTGTTCACATTTTATGACATGCTCCATGTGTTTGACGGCTCCACGCTTCATGAACTGTTGCTGGTGTTCGGGAAGCTGCTTAAGGGAGAATGAGTGCACCTCAGAGTGGAACAAAGACTCTTGCGCACCTGTCATAACCGAG tttttcccGAAAACTATTCCTGCTGGTGGTGAGACAGAGTTGACGCTGTGTGGTTCAGAGTTTCAGTCTCCTCTAAGACCGGCCATCATCAGCGGCAAAACGCACATCATCACAGTGGGCTCAGCCATGTGTTCTGTCCTGTCTGAGAAGAGCAGTAATGACGA GCTAGTGTGcaaaattcatgaaaaaaaccccaaccTGAATCTCAACATCACTCTGCAAGTGCATGAGGGGGAAGTGGAGGGACGCTACTCAATCGAAGGCACAGCTCAGACATCTGGCTTGTCTTTTGTG GAACCCACCATCACAGAAATCAAGCCAGGCTATGGACCCATGTTTGGGGAAACAGCAGTTACATTAACAGGAAAATATCTTAATTCTGGGAAACAAAGAGATGTGTACTTTGGAGAGAAAAAGTGCAAGATTCAAAC agtttctgaggaaactgGAGATTTGTCTTCAATCATCTGCTatacagctgctgcagcagctgttggACCTGTACCTGTGAAAGTCATTATTGACAACTTTGAAGTGACCGCGACTAAGATGTTTCTCTACAAGAAAGACCCTGTTATACACTCTGTGCGTCCACAATGCGGTTTCCAAAG AGGCTCCAAGCTGCTGATAGAAGGTCAGAATCTTGACTCTGCCTACAAAACTGTGGTTCAGTACACTTCCCAAAATCCTGTTGTGACTTTACAACAA GTCTGCAATGGCACAACAAATACTACACATATGGAATGCTGGACTCCTGCTTTTCCAGAGGAAATGGCAGAGGAAAAGTCAGTACCAGGAGTGATTTCCATACacactgatggaaaaaataacCTCTTCAAGCGACGTTTTGACTACCACCCTGATGCCAAAGTCATTCCCTttgaaaatgatgacaaagtTTTACTTCTAAAACCAGGAGACACTGAAGTTTCACTGCAC CACAGTAAACTGATTACAGTGAGCTCTTGTATGAAAATTACAATGACCATTGGCGGTGTGCCATGTAAGGCTCAAGTTCTGTTAAATGAGCTGACCTGCAGGATTCCTAAAAGCCTGGTTATCCCCAGCGAGGGGCTGCCTGTCAAA GTGTCTGTGAACAGAGAGGTGTACGATGTGGGTACAGTAGTCTATGACGACAGCAGCAACACTGTGATAGCAGGCATTGTCCTGGGCATCGTTGCTGCACTGGTCGTAGGTGCTGGCCTTGCATTACTAGTGATGATTCAtttgaggaagaaaaagagag CCAACATAGAGAATCGTCTATCAACATTGTTGTCACGCAGCCGCATGAGCAGCACCCATAATACCTCCCCAACAGGTGACTACAGACGGG TAGATCTGTCCAGTCAAACCTCTGGCTCAGGAATGGCTTTCCAAGGTTTATTGTACACTGCCAGCTATGATCATCTTGCCGTTCCTTTAATGGCACGGGACAATATCTCAATGGTCAGCTTGAGTTCTGACCTTCTTGAAGAGGTCAAAGATGTGCTGATCCCTGCTGAGATGCTCCGAATTGAGGATAGCCAGATCATTGGCAAAG GTCACTTTGGGACAGTTTATCATGGATACCTGATAGACAGCAATAAGCAGGAGACCCACTGTGCTGTGAAGTCACTGAACA GAATCACAGATTTGGGTGAAGTGGACCAGTTCCTCAGAGAGGGCATCATCATGAAAGCCTTCCACCACTCCAACATACTCTCTCTGCTGGGCATTATGCTGCCCAAAGAAGGGCTCCCTCTGGTGGTTCTGCCGTACATGAAGCATGGAGATGTGCGCCATTTCATCCGCTCTGAGAAAAGG AACCCCACAGTGAAAGACTTAATCGGGTTTGGGCTTCAGGTTGCCAAAGGCATGGAATACTTAGCACAAAAGAAGTTTGTTCACAGAGACCTGGCTGCACGTAACTGCAT GCTAGATGAAACGTACACAGTAAAGGTGGCGGACTTTGGCATGGCCAGAGACATTTATGACAAGGAATACTACAGCATTCAAGATCACAAGAGGGTAAAGCTTCCAGTTAAGTGGATGGCTATCGAAAGCCTGCAAACACAGAAGTTCACCACCAAGTCTGACGTG TGGTCATATGGCATCTTATTATGGGAGCTGTTAACCAGAGGTGCCAGTCCATATCCAGATGTGGACCCTTATGACATCACACACTACTTGTTGAAGGGACGTCGGCTTCCGCAGCCACAGTTTTGCCCAGATACTCT CTATTCAATCATGCTGGCATGTTGGGACCCGGAGCCTGAGCACAGACCAGGCTTTCACAGCCTGGTAACAGAAGTCCAACACATCCTGTCCTGCTTGGAAGGAGAGCACTACATCAGTTTGAAGGTTACCTATGTCAACCTAGACCAGCCAAGGCCTTATCCTGCCCTGACTGGATCTGCTGATGAGGCTGAGGCCTCGGACTTGGACGCAGACAGTCATGGTGCCAGCTGA
- the LOC110972771 gene encoding macrophage-stimulating protein receptor-like isoform X2 translates to MVTLSALLTVYLWIQTQTASGQQKCPPSPPWLVDFTMTYSLPYFQTDKPIQNIEVNSQVQPTELYVACQNVIIAVNDSLQKTWELKTGPVGHPECETCQVCDIETDPKDPVNTDSQVLFLDPDQHYLPYLYFCGSTRHGICYIINIDEPKPETKCLYKKERNSPTYCPDCLASPLGTKVTFVQEGATSLFFTAASVNESLRQKYPRRSISVMRPLSTEDGFDVIMDVTVLPGLRDSYSIDYIYSFSTKDHVYFLSLQRENPFNSNSTFQTRLGRLPILIPEMWMYREVVLECRYEPKRRRRREAYRDIVYNGLQAAYFGRAGKDLADELRVHETEDILYGVFAEVNERGQPQKNSALCAFPLTKVNHAIDRGVEACCKSGPEQLSRGLCHFQPCESCPHESNDGNDACTAKATLVSQPYYRVDLFNSQMRNVLFTSVLVTTTGNHTLGHFGTSDGRILQVILTLYKPIIFANYSVGETAVSRTAAVYSKDLLLFVAGNKMFRVPSAGPGCSHFMTCSMCLTAPRFMNCCWCSGSCLRENECTSEWNKDSCAPVITEFFPKTIPAGGETELTLCGSEFQSPLRPAIISGKTHIITVGSAMCSVLSEKSSNDELVCKIHEKNPNLNLNITLQVHEGEVEGRYSIEGTAQTSGLSFVEPTITEIKPGYGPMFGETAVTLTGKYLNSGKQRDVYFGEKKCKIQTVSEETGDLSSIICYTAAAAAVGPVPVKVIIDNFEVTATKMFLYKKDPVIHSVRPQCGFQRGSKLLIEGQNLDSAYKTVVQYTSQNPVVTLQQVCNGTTNTTHMECWTPAFPEEMAEEKSVPGVISIHTDGKNNLFKRRFDYHPDAKVIPFENDDKVLLLKPGDTEVSLHHSKLITVSSCMKITMTIGGVPCKAQVLLNELTCRIPKSLVIPSEGLPVKVSVNREVYDVGTVVYDDSSNTVIAGIVLGIVAALVVGAGLALLVMIHLRKKKRANIENRLSTLLSRSRMSSTHNTSPTGDYRRDLSSQTSGSGMAFQGLLYTASYDHLAVPLMARDNISMVSLSSDLLEEVKDVLIPAEMLRIEDSQIIGKGHFGTVYHGYLIDSNKQETHCAVKSLNRITDLGEVDQFLREGIIMKAFHHSNILSLLGIMLPKEGLPLVVLPYMKHGDVRHFIRSEKRNPTVKDLIGFGLQVAKGMEYLAQKKFVHRDLAARNCMLDETYTVKVADFGMARDIYDKEYYSIQDHKRVKLPVKWMAIESLQTQKFTTKSDVWSYGILLWELLTRGASPYPDVDPYDITHYLLKGRRLPQPQFCPDTLYSIMLACWDPEPEHRPGFHSLVTEVQHILSCLEGEHYISLKVTYVNLDQPRPYPALTGSADEAEASDLDADSHGAS, encoded by the exons ATGGTCACTTTGAGTGCCTTGCTGACGGTATACTTATGGATACAAACACAAACTGCCTCAGGACAGCAGAAAtgtcctccttctcctccctggCTGGTGGATTTCACTATGACATATTCCCTGCCCTACTTCCAAACAGACAAACCTATACAGAACATCGAAGTGAACTCGCAAGTTCAGCCAACAGAGCTGTACGTTGCCTGCCAGAATGTAATAATAGCAGTTAACGATTCCTTGCAGAAAACATGGGAGTTGAAAACTGGACCTGTTGGCCATCCTGAGTGTGAAACCTGTCAGGTATGTGACATAGAAACTGACCCTAAAGATCCAGTCAATACAGACAGCCAGGTTCTGTTTTTGGATCCTGATCAACATTACTTACCATACTTGTACTTTTGTGGAAGCACTCGGCATGGGATCTGTTACATTATTAACATTGACGAGCCAAAGCCTGAGACTAAGTGTTTATACAAAAAAGAGCGAAACTCTCCAACCTACTGTCCTGACTGTCTGGCCAGCCCACTTGGAACCAAAGTCACTTTCGTTCAGGAAGGAGCCACATCACTGTTCTTCACTGCAGCCTCCGTTAATGAGAGTCTGAGACAGAAGTATCCAAGGAGGTCAATATCAGTGATGAGACCACTTTCAACTGAAGACGGTTTTGATGTGATCATGGATGTCACAGTGCTCCCAGGTCTGCGTGACTCGTACAGCATTGACTACATATACAGTTTTTCCACCAAGGACCATGTCTACTTTCTGTCCCTGCAGAGGGAAAATCCCTTCAACAGCAACTCGACTTTTCAGACTCGTCTGGGACGACTGCCTATTTTAATTCCAGAGATGTGGATGTACAGGGAGGTGGTCTTGGAGTGTCGGTACGAACCAAAGAGGAGGAGACGGAGGGAGGCTTACAGGGACATTGTGTATAACGGACTGCAGGCGGCATACTTTGGGCGAGCAGGGAAAGACTTGGCTGATGAGCTGAGGGTGCACGAGACTGAAGATATTCTTTATGGGGTGTTTGCGGAGGTCAATGAGCGTGGTCAGCCTCAGAAAAACTCAGCCCTGTGTGCCTTTCCTCTGACTAAAGTAAACCACGCCATTGACCGAGGTGTGGAGGCCTGCTGTAAGTCAGGGCCTGAGCAGCTGTCCAGAGGTCTCTGCCACTTCCAGCCATGTGAGAGCTGCCCACATGAA AGCAATGACGGGAATGACGCATGCACTGCCAAGGCCACTCTGGTCTCACAGCCGTACTACAGAGTTGACCTCTTCAACAGTCAGATGAGAAATGTCCTGTTCACCTCAGTCCTGGTCACCACTACTGGGAATCATACGCTGGGACATTTTGGCACCTCAGATGGCAGGATACTGCAG GTGATCCTTACACTGTACAAACCAATTATTTTTGCCAATTATTCTGTGGGAGAGACGGCAGTATCCAGGACAGCAGCTGTCTACTCGAAGGATTTACTTCTTTTTGTAGCTGGAAATAAG atgttcagagtaCCCTCTGCAGGACCTGGGTGTTCACATTTTATGACATGCTCCATGTGTTTGACGGCTCCACGCTTCATGAACTGTTGCTGGTGTTCGGGAAGCTGCTTAAGGGAGAATGAGTGCACCTCAGAGTGGAACAAAGACTCTTGCGCACCTGTCATAACCGAG tttttcccGAAAACTATTCCTGCTGGTGGTGAGACAGAGTTGACGCTGTGTGGTTCAGAGTTTCAGTCTCCTCTAAGACCGGCCATCATCAGCGGCAAAACGCACATCATCACAGTGGGCTCAGCCATGTGTTCTGTCCTGTCTGAGAAGAGCAGTAATGACGA GCTAGTGTGcaaaattcatgaaaaaaaccccaaccTGAATCTCAACATCACTCTGCAAGTGCATGAGGGGGAAGTGGAGGGACGCTACTCAATCGAAGGCACAGCTCAGACATCTGGCTTGTCTTTTGTG GAACCCACCATCACAGAAATCAAGCCAGGCTATGGACCCATGTTTGGGGAAACAGCAGTTACATTAACAGGAAAATATCTTAATTCTGGGAAACAAAGAGATGTGTACTTTGGAGAGAAAAAGTGCAAGATTCAAAC agtttctgaggaaactgGAGATTTGTCTTCAATCATCTGCTatacagctgctgcagcagctgttggACCTGTACCTGTGAAAGTCATTATTGACAACTTTGAAGTGACCGCGACTAAGATGTTTCTCTACAAGAAAGACCCTGTTATACACTCTGTGCGTCCACAATGCGGTTTCCAAAG AGGCTCCAAGCTGCTGATAGAAGGTCAGAATCTTGACTCTGCCTACAAAACTGTGGTTCAGTACACTTCCCAAAATCCTGTTGTGACTTTACAACAA GTCTGCAATGGCACAACAAATACTACACATATGGAATGCTGGACTCCTGCTTTTCCAGAGGAAATGGCAGAGGAAAAGTCAGTACCAGGAGTGATTTCCATACacactgatggaaaaaataacCTCTTCAAGCGACGTTTTGACTACCACCCTGATGCCAAAGTCATTCCCTttgaaaatgatgacaaagtTTTACTTCTAAAACCAGGAGACACTGAAGTTTCACTGCAC CACAGTAAACTGATTACAGTGAGCTCTTGTATGAAAATTACAATGACCATTGGCGGTGTGCCATGTAAGGCTCAAGTTCTGTTAAATGAGCTGACCTGCAGGATTCCTAAAAGCCTGGTTATCCCCAGCGAGGGGCTGCCTGTCAAA GTGTCTGTGAACAGAGAGGTGTACGATGTGGGTACAGTAGTCTATGACGACAGCAGCAACACTGTGATAGCAGGCATTGTCCTGGGCATCGTTGCTGCACTGGTCGTAGGTGCTGGCCTTGCATTACTAGTGATGATTCAtttgaggaagaaaaagagag CCAACATAGAGAATCGTCTATCAACATTGTTGTCACGCAGCCGCATGAGCAGCACCCATAATACCTCCCCAACAGGTGACTACAGACGGG ATCTGTCCAGTCAAACCTCTGGCTCAGGAATGGCTTTCCAAGGTTTATTGTACACTGCCAGCTATGATCATCTTGCCGTTCCTTTAATGGCACGGGACAATATCTCAATGGTCAGCTTGAGTTCTGACCTTCTTGAAGAGGTCAAAGATGTGCTGATCCCTGCTGAGATGCTCCGAATTGAGGATAGCCAGATCATTGGCAAAG GTCACTTTGGGACAGTTTATCATGGATACCTGATAGACAGCAATAAGCAGGAGACCCACTGTGCTGTGAAGTCACTGAACA GAATCACAGATTTGGGTGAAGTGGACCAGTTCCTCAGAGAGGGCATCATCATGAAAGCCTTCCACCACTCCAACATACTCTCTCTGCTGGGCATTATGCTGCCCAAAGAAGGGCTCCCTCTGGTGGTTCTGCCGTACATGAAGCATGGAGATGTGCGCCATTTCATCCGCTCTGAGAAAAGG AACCCCACAGTGAAAGACTTAATCGGGTTTGGGCTTCAGGTTGCCAAAGGCATGGAATACTTAGCACAAAAGAAGTTTGTTCACAGAGACCTGGCTGCACGTAACTGCAT GCTAGATGAAACGTACACAGTAAAGGTGGCGGACTTTGGCATGGCCAGAGACATTTATGACAAGGAATACTACAGCATTCAAGATCACAAGAGGGTAAAGCTTCCAGTTAAGTGGATGGCTATCGAAAGCCTGCAAACACAGAAGTTCACCACCAAGTCTGACGTG TGGTCATATGGCATCTTATTATGGGAGCTGTTAACCAGAGGTGCCAGTCCATATCCAGATGTGGACCCTTATGACATCACACACTACTTGTTGAAGGGACGTCGGCTTCCGCAGCCACAGTTTTGCCCAGATACTCT CTATTCAATCATGCTGGCATGTTGGGACCCGGAGCCTGAGCACAGACCAGGCTTTCACAGCCTGGTAACAGAAGTCCAACACATCCTGTCCTGCTTGGAAGGAGAGCACTACATCAGTTTGAAGGTTACCTATGTCAACCTAGACCAGCCAAGGCCTTATCCTGCCCTGACTGGATCTGCTGATGAGGCTGAGGCCTCGGACTTGGACGCAGACAGTCATGGTGCCAGCTGA